The Mycobacterium haemophilum DSM 44634 sequence AGATGTCGTGGCCCTGCAAGTCGGTACCGAACCAGTGCGCCGCCGACGGATCCAGCAGACTCTGGCTAGGGTCGGCATAGGTTGGATCGGCTCCGGTGAACAACCCTGGAAAAGCCGCGACCACCCCAACGAACAGAATCAGCACGCCGGCGACGACGAACACCGGGCGACGGCGAAGTTCACGCCAGAAGCCACTCCGGTCCGGGATCTGCTCAGCCATAACGAATCCGCGGGTCCAGGGCCGCATACAACAGATCCACGATCAAATTGGTGACCAGATAGATCAGCACGAGCACGGTCACGATCGAGACCACCGTCGGCGCCTCTTGCCGGGTGACGGCCTGATACAGCACGCCGCCGACGCCGTGGATGTTGAAGATGCCTTCGGTCACCATGGCTCCACCCATCAGGGCCCCCAGATCGGCACCGAGGAACGTCACTACCGGGATCAGCGAGTTGCGCAGAATGTGCACCGTCACCACCCGCGGCCGAGACAGCCCTTTGGCGGTAGCAGTACGAACATAATCGGCGTGCGCATTGGCAGCCACCGCCGAGCGGGTCAACCGCACCACGTAGGCGAATGACACCGAACCTAATACGATCCCGGGGAGCAACAGCCGCGCGAACGTTGCCCGTTCGCCGACGGTGACCGGCGCGATTCCCAGCCGGATCCCGAATACGAATTGCGCCAGAAAGCCCAGCACGAAAATGGGGATCGCGATGATGATCAGTCCGGTGAGCAGGACCGCGGAATCGAAGATTCCATGTGTGCGCAGGCCGGCGACCACACCGAATCCAATCCCCAGCACGGACTCCACCGCCAGCGCGATCAGCGCCAGCCGTAACGTCACCGGAAATGCATGTGCTAGAACAGCACTGACCGGCAGACCGGAATAGGCACGGCCCAAGTCGCCATGGGCGATGCCGCCCAGATAACGCAGGTACTGCAGCAGGAAGGGATCGTCGAGGTGGTAACGGGCACGCA is a genomic window containing:
- a CDS encoding ABC transporter permease, giving the protein MGWYVARRIALMVPVFLGATLLIYGMVFLLPGDPVAALAGDRPLTPALTAQLRARYHLDDPFLLQYLRYLGGIAHGDLGRAYSGLPVSAVLAHAFPVTLRLALIALAVESVLGIGFGVVAGLRTHGIFDSAVLLTGLIIIAIPIFVLGFLAQFVFGIRLGIAPVTVGERATFARLLLPGIVLGSVSFAYVVRLTRSAVAANAHADYVRTATAKGLSRPRVVTVHILRNSLIPVVTFLGADLGALMGGAMVTEGIFNIHGVGGVLYQAVTRQEAPTVVSIVTVLVLIYLVTNLIVDLLYAALDPRIRYG